From Actinomycetota bacterium, the proteins below share one genomic window:
- a CDS encoding cobalamin-binding protein — MSDTINSLKESIITYNRNMAQETAVKAIEEGIEPNDILAGMTETIRKIGDDFGKGELFLPDLVGAASAMSGAIAVVEAEIEKSGKEVEKIGTVVLGTVKGDIHDIGKTMVKTFLVAENFRVIDLGVDISSEHFIEAIEKYNPEILALSALLTTTVTEQNRIIEVLKNKGIREKVKVIIGGAATTQEFADEIGADGYEATAARAPRLCKTLLGKE, encoded by the coding sequence ATGTCTGATACTATTAACAGTCTGAAAGAGTCAATTATTACTTATAACCGAAATATGGCTCAGGAGACAGCCGTAAAAGCAATTGAGGAGGGAATTGAACCTAATGATATCCTGGCAGGAATGACTGAAACTATCAGGAAGATAGGTGATGATTTCGGAAAAGGAGAACTCTTTCTTCCTGATCTTGTAGGAGCTGCCAGCGCAATGTCCGGAGCTATTGCAGTAGTGGAAGCAGAGATTGAAAAATCAGGAAAGGAAGTTGAAAAGATAGGTACTGTGGTGCTGGGTACAGTCAAAGGTGATATCCATGATATTGGAAAAACAATGGTTAAAACTTTCCTTGTTGCAGAAAACTTCAGAGTAATTGATCTGGGAGTAGATATTTCCTCTGAGCATTTCATAGAGGCTATTGAAAAATATAATCCCGAAATCCTTGCATTATCCGCCCTTCTTACTACAACTGTAACTGAGCAAAACAGAATTATTGAAGTCCTTAAAAATAAAGGTATCAGGGAAAAAGTAAAAGTAATAATAGGCGGAGCAGCAACAACCCAGGAGTTTGCGGATGAAATCGGTGCAGACGGATATGAGGCAACTGCTGCCAGAGCACCCAGATTATGTAAAACATTGCTTGGAAAGGAGTAG